Proteins encoded in a region of the Cupriavidus pauculus genome:
- a CDS encoding ribose-phosphate pyrophosphokinase, with protein MSSEGLMVFTGNANPKLAEAVVQHLGIPLGKALVGRFSDGEVQVEIQENVRGKHVIVLQSTCAPTNDNLMELMVMVDALKRASARSITAAMPYFGYARQDRRPRSARVAISAKVVANMLEVAGVERVLTMDLHADQIQGFFDIPVDNIYASPVLLGDLREKNYGDLLVVSPDVGGVVRARALAKQLNCDLAIIDKRRPKANVAEVMNIIGEVDGRNCVIMDDMIDTGGTLCKAAQVLKERGAQKVFAYCTHPVLSGGAAARIAASELDEVVVCDTIPLSDEALSSGKIRQVSTAPLLAETFTRIIKGDSIMSLFADS; from the coding sequence ATGAGCAGCGAAGGCTTGATGGTATTTACCGGCAATGCCAACCCCAAACTCGCGGAGGCTGTCGTACAGCACCTCGGCATTCCGCTCGGGAAGGCGCTTGTGGGCCGTTTCTCCGACGGTGAAGTCCAGGTCGAAATCCAGGAAAACGTTCGCGGCAAGCACGTCATCGTGCTGCAGTCCACCTGCGCGCCGACCAACGACAACCTGATGGAGCTGATGGTGATGGTCGATGCGCTGAAGCGCGCGTCGGCACGCAGCATCACCGCCGCGATGCCCTACTTCGGCTATGCGCGCCAGGATCGCCGTCCGCGTTCCGCGCGTGTCGCCATCTCGGCCAAGGTCGTGGCCAACATGCTCGAGGTTGCCGGTGTCGAACGCGTGCTGACGATGGACCTGCACGCGGACCAGATCCAGGGCTTCTTCGACATCCCCGTTGACAACATCTATGCATCGCCGGTGCTGCTGGGCGACCTGCGCGAGAAGAACTACGGCGATCTGCTCGTGGTCTCGCCGGACGTCGGCGGCGTGGTCCGCGCGCGTGCACTGGCCAAGCAACTGAACTGCGATCTCGCGATCATCGACAAGCGTCGTCCCAAGGCCAACGTGGCCGAGGTGATGAACATCATCGGTGAAGTCGATGGCCGCAACTGCGTGATCATGGACGACATGATCGACACCGGCGGCACGCTCTGCAAGGCGGCCCAGGTGCTGAAGGAACGTGGCGCGCAGAAGGTGTTCGCCTACTGCACGCACCCGGTGCTGTCGGGTGGCGCGGCCGCCCGTATCGCGGCGTCCGAACTCGACGAAGTGGTGGTCTGCGACACGATCCCCCTCAGCGACGAGGCGCTCAGCTCGGGCAAGATCCGTCAGGTGTCCACGGCACCGCTGCTGGCCGAGACGTTCACCCGCATCATCAAGGGCGACTCGATCATGTCGCTCTTCGCGGATTCCTGA
- a CDS encoding SDR family oxidoreductase gives MTATQKVAIVTAAGSGMGAAAARRLAADGYHVGILSSSGKGEALAAELGGLGITGSNQSSDDLQRLVDAVLARWGRIDTLVNSAGHGPRGPILDISDEDWHRGMDTYLLNVIRPTRLVTPVMQRQQGGTIINISSAWAFEPSEMFPTSAVFRAGLAAFTKIFVDTHAKDNIRMNNVLPGWIDSLPATEQRRDSVPLKRYGTSEEIAATIAFLASDGAAYITGQNLRVDGGLTRSV, from the coding sequence ATGACGGCAACACAGAAGGTAGCGATCGTGACGGCCGCGGGCAGCGGCATGGGCGCGGCGGCCGCGCGACGGCTTGCCGCGGACGGTTATCACGTCGGCATCCTGTCGTCGTCGGGCAAAGGCGAGGCGCTCGCCGCGGAGCTCGGCGGACTCGGCATCACGGGCTCGAACCAGTCCAGCGACGATCTGCAGCGCCTCGTCGACGCGGTACTCGCGCGCTGGGGCCGCATCGATACGCTGGTCAACAGCGCCGGCCACGGTCCGCGCGGCCCCATCCTCGATATCTCGGACGAGGACTGGCATCGCGGCATGGACACCTACCTGCTCAACGTCATTCGCCCCACGCGGCTGGTGACGCCCGTGATGCAGCGTCAGCAGGGTGGCACGATCATCAATATCTCCTCGGCCTGGGCGTTCGAGCCGAGCGAGATGTTCCCGACCTCGGCCGTGTTCCGCGCGGGCCTGGCGGCCTTCACGAAGATCTTCGTGGACACGCACGCGAAGGACAACATCCGCATGAACAACGTGCTGCCGGGCTGGATCGACAGCCTGCCGGCCACCGAGCAGCGCCGCGACAGCGTGCCGCTCAAGCGTTACGGCACCAGCGAGGAGATTGCCGCGACGATCGCGTTCCTCGCGTCCGATGGCGCGGCCTATATCACCGGCCAGAACCTGCGCGTGGATGGCGGGCTGACGCGTTCGGTCTAA
- a CDS encoding 50S ribosomal protein L25/general stress protein Ctc, whose amino-acid sequence MKVIAFERSVQGTGASRRLRNAGKTPGIIYGGAAEPKMVELDHNALWHALKKEAFHSSILDLEVAGKSEKALLRAFQLHPFKPLVLHVDFQRVSATDKIHVKVPLHFMNQETAPGVKLGHGIINHILNDLEVSCLPADLPEFIEVDLANVELNQTVHLSDIKLPKGVTVITHGDENPAVATISLPAGGVSEAAEGDAAAGETPAA is encoded by the coding sequence ATGAAAGTTATCGCTTTCGAGCGTAGCGTACAGGGAACGGGTGCGAGCCGCCGCCTGCGCAACGCCGGCAAGACCCCCGGCATCATCTACGGCGGCGCCGCCGAACCGAAGATGGTCGAACTGGATCACAACGCGCTGTGGCACGCCCTGAAGAAGGAAGCGTTCCACTCGTCGATCCTGGACCTGGAAGTGGCAGGCAAGTCCGAGAAGGCCCTGCTGCGCGCATTCCAGCTGCACCCGTTCAAGCCGCTGGTGCTGCACGTCGATTTCCAGCGCGTGTCGGCAACCGACAAGATCCACGTGAAGGTGCCCCTGCACTTCATGAACCAGGAAACCGCTCCTGGCGTGAAGCTGGGCCACGGCATCATCAACCACATCCTGAACGACCTGGAAGTGTCGTGCCTGCCGGCCGACCTGCCCGAGTTCATCGAAGTGGACCTGGCCAACGTGGAACTGAACCAGACCGTTCACCTGTCGGACATCAAGCTGCCGAAGGGCGTGACCGTGATCACCCACGGCGACGAAAACCCGGCTGTCGCCACGATCTCGCTGCCGGCTGGCGGCGTGTCGGAAGCGGCCGAGGGCGATGCTGCCGCAGGCGAAACGCCGGCTGCCTGA
- the rsmD gene encoding 16S rRNA (guanine(966)-N(2))-methyltransferase RsmD translates to MLPVLEAEGLRPTPDRVRETLFNWLGQDLTGWHCLDLFAGSGALGFEAASRGAAAVTLVETNPRVARQLRDNQYRFDAAGVKVVQGDAFAVAAQMPAASFDVIFLDPPFAEDWLGPALEHAARLTRPGGAVYVETDRALIGPDAPVPAALEIVRQARAGAVHFHLLQHRQPGQTA, encoded by the coding sequence CTGCTGCCCGTGCTCGAGGCCGAAGGGCTCCGGCCCACGCCCGATCGCGTCCGCGAGACGCTGTTCAACTGGCTGGGTCAGGATCTGACCGGCTGGCATTGCCTGGACCTGTTCGCGGGCTCTGGCGCGCTCGGCTTCGAAGCCGCCTCGCGCGGCGCGGCCGCGGTCACGCTCGTGGAAACCAATCCGCGCGTGGCGCGCCAGTTGCGCGACAACCAGTACCGCTTCGACGCGGCGGGCGTGAAAGTGGTGCAGGGCGACGCGTTCGCGGTGGCCGCGCAGATGCCGGCCGCCAGCTTCGACGTGATCTTCCTGGATCCGCCGTTCGCCGAAGACTGGCTCGGGCCCGCGCTCGAACATGCGGCCCGGCTCACCCGGCCCGGCGGCGCCGTCTATGTGGAGACCGATCGCGCGCTGATCGGCCCCGACGCGCCGGTTCCCGCGGCGCTGGAGATCGTGCGTCAGGCGCGCGCGGGCGCGGTCCATTTCCATCTGCTGCAACATCGCCAGCCCGGACAGACCGCGTAG
- the lolB gene encoding lipoprotein insertase outer membrane protein LolB has product MLRSRRLALLCVAAPLWLAACASVTPTRTFDAGETARTENYSGRFAANYVRYGRNEGVQGSFRWQEQGRNVRLDLVSPLGQTLAVITSTPSGATLDLPNEAPRNAPEVDSLMEQSLGFALPVSGLRDWIHGRPAAGAPANATRDTKGRLDTLTQNGWTVRYVDWQEPPEGTAVTTARPRRIDLARDTGESPLTVRLVIDPAAQ; this is encoded by the coding sequence ATGCTCCGTTCCCGACGCCTGGCCCTGCTCTGCGTGGCCGCCCCGCTCTGGCTCGCCGCCTGCGCGAGCGTGACTCCGACCCGCACCTTCGATGCCGGCGAGACGGCCCGCACGGAAAACTATTCCGGGCGCTTTGCCGCGAACTACGTGCGCTATGGCCGCAACGAAGGCGTGCAGGGCAGCTTCCGGTGGCAGGAACAGGGCCGCAACGTGCGGCTCGATCTCGTCTCGCCGCTCGGCCAGACGCTGGCCGTGATCACATCGACGCCGTCGGGCGCGACGCTGGACCTGCCCAACGAGGCGCCGCGCAACGCGCCCGAGGTCGATAGCCTGATGGAGCAATCGCTCGGATTCGCGCTGCCCGTGTCGGGCCTGCGCGACTGGATCCACGGCCGCCCCGCCGCGGGCGCGCCCGCGAATGCCACGCGCGACACCAAGGGCCGCCTCGATACGCTGACGCAGAACGGCTGGACCGTGCGCTACGTCGATTGGCAGGAGCCGCCCGAGGGCACCGCCGTGACCACCGCGCGGCCGCGCCGCATCGACCTCGCGCGCGACACCGGCGAATCGCCGCTGACCGTGCGCCTCGTCATCGATCCGGCCGCACAATAA
- a CDS encoding tetratricopeptide repeat protein — MPVLRHARALAAAALLAFGSLASLTVPAPAFAAPPASPASTFAPAAPLPGLLAQSDDDAELAPPSSVAPASRAPRTPLPNVTLTPDIMYRVLAAEISLQRGLVGTAYRTYLDLARSTRDPRLAQRATEIAFNARISQQALDASRLWVELAPKSAAARQVLSTLLVLNGRWEEAEPLLAQQLAAAPSAHRAEAILQLQQQLSRTSDPAGAVAVLQRLTANDTKLPETHFALARAKEAAGDSAGALKELDETLRLKPDFEAAALAVAEMRAEQSPDEAIAGLKKFLAKSPSSVNGHITLARLYLQKNDMDAARDQFQALRKVAPNDPRVPLALGLTSLQARSYDDAERYLKEYLQMAEKSPAANPDVAFQYLAQIAEEKKDYNGAIQWLDRIDDGRLAPAAQAKRAQLLGRLGKLDDAQAVFGEMMAESEDIPDPAQRAQRMGAIRQAEVSMLIDSKAYDRARKVLTERVKAEPDNADWLYELAMLDEREKRYDSMEVALRKVISMQPDQKQGYNALGYSLADRNERLPEARKLLERATELGPDDPYIMDSLGWVKFRQGELQPAADLLRNAYAKAPEAEIGAHLGEVLWQLGQQDEARKTWNEAAKIEPENQTLIDTLRRYNQNLLLSK, encoded by the coding sequence ATGCCAGTTCTGCGCCATGCCCGCGCGCTGGCCGCGGCCGCGCTCCTGGCGTTCGGATCGCTCGCGTCGCTCACGGTACCGGCACCGGCATTCGCGGCACCCCCCGCGTCGCCCGCTTCCACGTTCGCCCCGGCGGCCCCCCTGCCCGGCCTGCTCGCCCAGTCCGACGACGATGCGGAGCTCGCCCCGCCCTCGTCCGTCGCGCCGGCATCGCGCGCCCCGCGGACCCCGCTGCCCAACGTCACGCTGACGCCGGACATCATGTACCGCGTGCTCGCGGCGGAAATCTCGCTGCAGCGTGGTCTCGTCGGCACCGCCTATCGCACGTACCTGGACCTCGCGCGCTCGACGCGCGACCCCCGCCTGGCGCAACGCGCGACGGAAATCGCATTCAATGCGCGCATCTCGCAGCAGGCGCTCGACGCCTCGCGGCTGTGGGTCGAGCTCGCGCCGAAGTCGGCGGCGGCCCGTCAGGTGCTGTCGACGCTGCTGGTGCTCAACGGACGCTGGGAGGAAGCCGAGCCGCTGCTGGCGCAGCAGCTCGCGGCGGCACCCTCGGCGCATCGCGCCGAAGCGATCCTGCAGCTTCAGCAACAGTTATCGCGGACGAGCGACCCCGCCGGCGCGGTGGCCGTGCTCCAGCGCCTGACCGCGAACGACACAAAGCTGCCCGAGACGCATTTCGCGCTCGCGCGGGCCAAGGAAGCCGCGGGCGATTCGGCCGGCGCGCTGAAGGAACTCGACGAGACGCTGCGCCTGAAGCCGGACTTCGAGGCCGCGGCGCTGGCGGTCGCGGAAATGCGAGCCGAGCAGTCGCCGGACGAGGCGATCGCGGGGCTGAAGAAATTCCTCGCCAAGTCGCCGTCGTCGGTCAACGGGCATATCACGCTCGCGCGCCTGTATCTGCAGAAGAACGACATGGACGCCGCGCGCGACCAGTTCCAGGCGCTGCGCAAGGTCGCACCGAACGATCCGCGCGTGCCGCTCGCGCTCGGGCTGACCAGCCTGCAGGCGCGCAGCTATGACGACGCCGAGCGCTATCTGAAGGAATACCTGCAGATGGCCGAGAAGTCGCCGGCCGCGAACCCGGACGTCGCGTTCCAGTACCTCGCGCAGATCGCCGAGGAAAAGAAGGACTACAACGGCGCGATCCAGTGGCTCGACCGCATCGACGACGGCCGCCTCGCACCGGCCGCGCAGGCCAAGCGCGCGCAGTTGCTCGGCCGTCTCGGCAAGCTCGACGACGCGCAGGCCGTGTTCGGCGAGATGATGGCGGAGTCCGAGGACATTCCCGATCCGGCGCAACGCGCGCAGCGCATGGGCGCGATCCGTCAGGCCGAGGTGTCGATGCTGATCGACAGCAAGGCCTACGACCGCGCGCGCAAGGTGCTGACCGAACGCGTCAAGGCGGAACCCGACAACGCGGACTGGCTGTATGAACTCGCCATGCTCGACGAACGCGAGAAGCGCTACGACAGCATGGAGGTCGCCCTGCGCAAGGTCATCTCGATGCAGCCCGACCAGAAGCAGGGCTACAACGCGCTCGGCTATTCGCTGGCGGACCGCAACGAGCGGCTGCCCGAAGCGCGCAAGCTGCTCGAACGCGCGACCGAACTCGGCCCCGACGATCCGTACATCATGGATAGCCTCGGCTGGGTCAAGTTCCGCCAGGGCGAACTCCAGCCCGCCGCGGATCTGCTGCGCAATGCCTACGCGAAAGCGCCCGAGGCGGAAATCGGCGCGCACCTGGGCGAGGTGCTGTGGCAGCTCGGCCAGCAGGACGAAGCACGCAAGACCTGGAACGAGGCCGCGAAGATCGAGCCCGAGAACCAGACGCTGATCGATACGCTGCGCCGCTACAATCAGAACCTGCTGCTGTCCAAGTAA
- a CDS encoding M16 family metallopeptidase, whose amino-acid sequence MSRYSRQLARAALGVAMMAAASFAHAAIPIENWTASTGAKVFFVPSPSIPMLDVNVDFDAGSRYDPPGKAGLATLTAALLDKGAGAQDGQPARNEAQIADAFADTGADFGGSAGGDRSGVGLRTLTAEPERDQSIKLASQLIKAPTYPDAVITREKARLVAAIREADTRPGTIADKTLSKTIYVNHPYGVTATPASVESITRDDIVKFWRDNYSASRAVVTLIGAIDRKQAEAIAEDLTRGLPAGVAAPKLPDVQMKIAASEQRIPHPAQQASVAIGAPSIARGDPDYFALLVGNYVLGGGGFSSRLTDEVREKRGLTYGVDSYFAPAKQPGPFGITLQTKKENTNEALALVRQVVAKFVAEGPTDAELRAAKDNLVNGFPLRIDSNRKLLTNVANIGWYGLPLDYLDTWTAQIAKVTRDQVRTAFQRHVHPEGLATVVVGGPEGNPSAGK is encoded by the coding sequence ATGTCCCGATATTCGCGTCAACTTGCCCGCGCGGCGCTCGGTGTAGCAATGATGGCGGCCGCGTCGTTTGCGCACGCCGCGATTCCCATCGAGAACTGGACCGCGTCGACGGGGGCGAAGGTGTTCTTCGTGCCGAGTCCGTCGATTCCGATGCTCGACGTCAATGTCGATTTCGATGCGGGCAGCCGTTACGATCCACCCGGCAAGGCGGGCCTGGCCACGCTGACCGCGGCGCTGCTCGACAAGGGCGCGGGCGCGCAGGACGGCCAGCCGGCCCGCAACGAAGCGCAGATCGCGGACGCGTTTGCCGATACGGGCGCCGACTTCGGCGGCTCCGCGGGCGGCGACCGCAGCGGCGTGGGGCTGCGTACGCTGACGGCCGAGCCCGAGCGCGACCAGTCGATCAAGCTGGCGAGCCAGCTGATCAAGGCGCCGACGTACCCCGATGCGGTGATCACGCGCGAGAAGGCGCGGCTGGTCGCGGCGATCCGCGAGGCGGACACGCGGCCCGGCACGATCGCCGACAAGACGCTGTCGAAGACGATCTACGTGAACCATCCGTACGGCGTGACGGCCACGCCCGCGTCGGTGGAGTCCATCACGCGCGACGATATCGTGAAGTTCTGGCGCGACAACTACAGCGCCAGCCGCGCCGTGGTCACGCTGATCGGCGCGATCGACCGCAAGCAGGCGGAGGCGATCGCCGAGGATCTCACGCGCGGGTTGCCCGCCGGCGTCGCCGCGCCGAAGCTGCCCGACGTGCAGATGAAGATCGCGGCCAGCGAGCAGCGTATTCCGCATCCGGCGCAGCAGGCGAGCGTGGCCATCGGCGCGCCGTCGATCGCGCGCGGCGATCCCGACTACTTCGCGCTGCTCGTCGGCAACTACGTGCTCGGCGGCGGCGGCTTCAGCTCGCGGCTGACCGACGAGGTGCGGGAAAAGCGCGGCCTGACCTATGGCGTGGACAGCTACTTCGCGCCGGCCAAGCAGCCGGGCCCGTTCGGCATCACGCTGCAGACCAAGAAGGAGAACACCAACGAGGCGCTCGCGCTCGTGCGCCAGGTGGTGGCGAAGTTCGTGGCCGAGGGCCCGACCGATGCCGAACTGCGCGCGGCCAAGGACAACCTCGTCAACGGCTTCCCGCTGCGCATCGACAGCAACCGCAAGCTGCTGACCAACGTGGCCAATATCGGCTGGTACGGTCTGCCGCTCGATTACCTCGATACGTGGACCGCGCAGATCGCCAAGGTCACGCGCGACCAGGTGCGCACGGCATTCCAGCGCCATGTGCATCCCGAAGGGCTTGCCACCGTGGTCGTGGGCGGTCCGGAAGGGAATCCGTCGGCGGGCAAGTAA
- the coaD gene encoding pantetheine-phosphate adenylyltransferase gives MVIAVYPGTFDPMTRGHEDLVRRASNIFDELVVGVAHSPNKRPFFSLEERIGIAREVLNHYPNVRVEGFSGLLKDFVRKNNARVIVRGLRAVSDFEYEFQMAGMNRYLLPDVETMFLTPSDQYQFISGTFVREIAVLGGDVSKFVFPSVERWLKEKIGKAE, from the coding sequence ATGGTCATCGCGGTTTACCCCGGTACGTTCGATCCCATGACCCGGGGGCACGAGGATCTGGTCCGCCGTGCGTCGAACATCTTCGACGAGCTCGTGGTCGGTGTCGCGCACAGCCCCAACAAGCGTCCGTTCTTCTCGCTCGAGGAACGGATCGGCATCGCGCGCGAGGTACTGAACCATTACCCGAACGTTCGCGTCGAGGGCTTCTCCGGCCTGCTCAAGGACTTCGTTCGCAAGAACAATGCGCGCGTGATCGTGCGCGGCCTGCGCGCGGTGTCCGACTTCGAATACGAGTTCCAGATGGCCGGCATGAACCGCTATCTGCTGCCCGACGTCGAGACGATGTTCCTGACGCCGTCCGATCAGTACCAGTTCATCTCTGGCACGTTCGTGCGCGAGATCGCCGTGCTGGGCGGCGACGTGAGCAAGTTCGTGTTCCCGTCCGTCGAGCGGTGGCTCAAGGAGAAAATCGGCAAGGCCGAATAG
- the ispE gene encoding 4-(cytidine 5'-diphospho)-2-C-methyl-D-erythritol kinase encodes MTATHTSSATLPPPDLRDCAAPAKLNLFLHVTGRRADGYHLLQTVFQLIDWNDTLHFHRREDGLVARTTEIAGVPADTDLVVRAARALQAATGTPFGVDIAVDKHLPMGGGIGGGSSDAATTLLALNHLWGLGLTRERLMEIGLALGADVPVFVFGRNAFAEGIGEALTAVDLPESWFVVIHPREHVPTAAIFSDQRLTRNSPISIIADFAAHTNKFAFGRNDLEAVATAKFGEVARALAWLRQYSPHARMTGSGACVFARFDDEQTAQQVLDRLPSEWDGRCAKSLSQHPLAAFA; translated from the coding sequence ATGACCGCGACTCACACCTCTTCCGCAACGCTGCCGCCGCCGGACCTGCGCGACTGCGCGGCGCCGGCCAAGCTCAATCTGTTCCTGCACGTGACGGGCCGCCGCGCCGATGGCTATCACCTGCTGCAAACGGTCTTTCAGCTGATCGACTGGAACGACACGCTGCATTTCCACCGGCGCGAGGATGGCCTCGTCGCGCGCACGACCGAGATCGCGGGCGTGCCCGCCGACACGGACCTCGTGGTGCGCGCGGCGCGCGCGTTGCAGGCCGCAACGGGGACCCCGTTCGGCGTCGATATCGCTGTCGACAAGCACCTGCCGATGGGGGGCGGCATCGGGGGCGGTTCGTCCGATGCGGCCACCACGCTGCTCGCGCTGAATCATCTGTGGGGACTGGGCCTGACGCGCGAGCGCCTGATGGAGATCGGCCTCGCGCTCGGTGCCGATGTGCCGGTGTTCGTATTCGGCCGGAACGCGTTTGCGGAAGGCATCGGCGAGGCGCTGACCGCGGTCGATTTACCCGAGAGCTGGTTCGTCGTGATTCACCCTCGCGAGCATGTCCCGACCGCTGCAATTTTTTCGGATCAGCGCTTGACAAGGAATTCTCCTATCTCCATAATTGCGGACTTCGCTGCTCACACAAACAAGTTTGCTTTCGGTCGCAACGATCTGGAAGCGGTGGCGACAGCGAAGTTCGGCGAGGTTGCCCGAGCCCTTGCATGGCTGAGACAATACAGTCCGCATGCGAGGATGACCGGATCCGGAGCCTGCGTGTTTGCCCGTTTCGACGATGAGCAGACAGCGCAGCAGGTGCTGGATCGGTTGCCGTCCGAGTGGGATGGCAGATGTGCGAAGAGTTTGTCGCAACATCCGCTCGCAGCTTTCGCATAG
- a CDS encoding YfhL family 4Fe-4S dicluster ferredoxin, whose translation MALLITDDCINCDVCEPECPNEAISMGPEIYQIDPNKCTECVGHFDEPQCQQVCPVACIPKDPNRVETHEVLMQRYRLLTAAKHVA comes from the coding sequence ATGGCGCTACTGATCACCGACGACTGCATCAATTGCGACGTTTGTGAACCCGAGTGCCCGAACGAAGCGATTTCGATGGGGCCGGAGATCTACCAGATCGACCCCAACAAATGCACCGAATGCGTGGGGCATTTCGACGAGCCGCAATGCCAGCAGGTTTGCCCCGTCGCATGCATCCCGAAGGACCCGAACCGGGTCGAGACGCACGAGGTGCTGATGCAACGCTACCGGCTGCTGACGGCAGCCAAGCATGTGGCCTGA
- the pth gene encoding aminoacyl-tRNA hydrolase — MIKLIVGLGNPGAEYEATRHNAGFWLVDQLARMGGTTLRVEGRFHGLAGRARLWDQDIWLLKPSTFMNRSGLSVVSLARFYKILPDEILVAHDEMDLPPGSVKLKRGGGSGGHNGLKDIAAHLTTQDYWRLRLGVGHPRNLPGGAAGGREDVVNFVLKPPRKEEQQAIDEAIDRAMDPLGLLARGESERAMMALHTNR; from the coding sequence ATGATCAAGCTCATCGTGGGCCTCGGGAACCCCGGGGCCGAATACGAAGCCACGCGCCATAACGCGGGCTTCTGGCTCGTCGATCAGCTCGCCCGCATGGGCGGCACCACGCTGCGCGTGGAAGGCCGCTTCCATGGCCTGGCCGGCCGCGCGCGGCTGTGGGACCAGGATATCTGGCTGCTCAAGCCCTCGACGTTCATGAACCGCTCGGGACTCTCGGTCGTCTCGCTCGCGCGCTTCTACAAGATCCTGCCGGACGAGATCCTGGTCGCGCACGACGAGATGGACCTGCCGCCCGGCTCGGTCAAGCTCAAGCGCGGCGGCGGCTCCGGCGGCCACAACGGCCTGAAGGACATTGCCGCGCATCTGACCACGCAGGACTACTGGCGCCTGCGCCTCGGCGTGGGCCATCCGCGCAATCTGCCCGGCGGTGCCGCGGGCGGCCGCGAGGACGTCGTCAACTTCGTGCTCAAGCCGCCGCGCAAGGAAGAGCAGCAGGCGATCGACGAAGCGATCGATCGCGCCATGGACCCGCTCGGCCTGCTCGCGCGCGGCGAGTCGGAACGCGCGATGATGGCGCTCCATACCAACCGCTAA
- the mutM gene encoding bifunctional DNA-formamidopyrimidine glycosylase/DNA-(apurinic or apyrimidinic site) lyase, producing the protein MPELPEVEVTRRGLLPHVVGRRIVEVTVRHRGLRWPVDPELEALLAGRVIARIERRGKYLLLECLPAEGSAAEPGWLLVHLGMTGTLRVWPQAPAPGPHDHLDLVLAGPTGEGGDIVLRFRDPRRFGAILWSPLPESELPSHPLLANLGVEPFDARFDGGWFHRHTRGRSAAIKTVLLAGDIVVGVGNIYASESLFRAGIRPTTPAGRISRERYDRLAVAVRETLAEAIARGGSTLRDFVGSDGNTGYFQLDCLVYDRTGEPCRVCGTPIRQIVQGQRSTFYCPHCQR; encoded by the coding sequence ATGCCCGAGTTACCGGAAGTCGAAGTCACGCGCCGTGGATTGCTGCCGCATGTGGTCGGACGGCGCATCGTGGAGGTGACGGTGCGCCATCGCGGCCTGCGCTGGCCCGTGGATCCGGAACTGGAGGCATTGCTCGCCGGACGCGTGATCGCGCGCATCGAGCGCCGGGGCAAGTACCTGCTGCTCGAATGCCTGCCGGCGGAAGGGAGCGCGGCCGAGCCGGGCTGGCTGCTGGTACACCTCGGCATGACCGGCACGCTGCGCGTGTGGCCGCAGGCGCCCGCGCCGGGACCCCACGACCACCTCGACCTCGTGCTTGCGGGGCCGACGGGCGAGGGTGGCGATATCGTGCTGCGCTTTCGCGATCCGCGCCGGTTTGGTGCAATCCTCTGGAGCCCGCTGCCGGAGTCCGAACTGCCGAGCCATCCGCTGCTCGCCAACCTCGGTGTCGAGCCGTTCGACGCGCGATTCGACGGCGGCTGGTTCCACCGCCATACGCGCGGCCGCTCGGCCGCCATCAAGACCGTGCTGCTGGCCGGCGACATCGTCGTCGGCGTCGGCAACATATATGCATCGGAAAGCCTGTTTCGGGCCGGTATTCGTCCGACCACGCCGGCCGGGCGTATCAGCCGGGAGCGGTACGACAGGCTGGCCGTGGCCGTACGCGAGACGCTGGCCGAGGCCATCGCCCGCGGCGGCAGCACGCTGCGGGATTTCGTAGGCAGCGACGGCAACACGGGCTACTTCCAGCTGGACTGCCTTGTCTACGACCGGACCGGCGAGCCATGCCGCGTATGCGGCACGCCGATCCGTCAGATCGTTCAGGGCCAGCGCTCGACCTTCTACTGCCCCCACTGCCAGCGGTAG